GTCTTCTGATAGCCAAATTAACGGTTTGGCCAAATTTTGTTTGCGCAGCGCACCTTGTATAATTTGTTGGCGGGTAAACTTAAAACGCGTCAATTCATGTTTTTTAGCTAATGCCTGTTCTTTCGTTAAACCGTACTCATCATCAGGCAATTGATATAACGCCTGATTAAACACTGCAGTTGGCTGCTCACTCGCATTCAATAATTTAGTGTAATATTTCGTGAGTAAAATAGACTGAGTAGGAATATTCCGTAATAACCGCGATTTTTTATCATTTTTGCTGTTATCGGCATATTGTTGCGCTTTTTGTAAATCTGGCTGCCAGCGCATGAATTCAAAATTTGCGGCTAAAAAGTCAGGATCTTGCAATCGGCTTTGGCGTTTGTTTCTTACATCATCTCGATACACCTCACAAATATATGCAAGTGTTTGTGTCACACGCTCGAAAGTAACGCTGCTATCAAATACCTCTCCCTTATGATTAGCAAACGCATCAAATGTCTTTCCACTTGCTAAATATTGCTGTGTTTGCTCGGCCACGTTACATAAGTGGCTCGTTTTTGCCGGGGCCATCTGCCCAATATGACTTGCGGTTATAGGCTCAGCCATAAAAGTAGCATGCGCGTTCAGCGTATTGGCTTGATTGGCCTCGCTGGCGTTAGCTAACTGACAAGTGAAGAAGGAAAGTAACAGAGAGCACAAAGCATATAGAGCTGTTAAGCGAGTCAAACGCATTATGATTACCAAATAAATGTGAGCAAATGATTGAAGTGGATACATGATGTCTTGAAGCTGTAATGCAGTCAACTGTGCCTCTTACTCAGCTTAACCTAAGTACGTTTCATATCTTAAACCTAGTCCAACGTGAGTTCTTTGCCAGCGTAGGCTAGCTGTCAACTTCATGGTAATATGCCCGCATATGTTTTACAGGCTTTAATACCATGCAAAATTCAGATAACAACTCAAATAACGGTTCAAACAATCCCAACAACGAAGAATATTTGGGTAAGAAACCAACAAGCACAGCGAAAGACATAGAAATAGACACCAAACTGCTACAACAATTGTTGCAAAAGCATACGCCAAACATGGCGTACTTGTTGCTGCACTGTGTATTTGCTTTGGTTGTTTGTATTGGCCTAACCAGCTTTTATGCGCACTTTTATTTACCGATCCCTGCCGAATACAGTCTGCAAGATGAAGAAGATTACCGCTATAGCGTAGCAATGGGTTTTGGTTTATTACTAACCATCATACCGTGGGTGGTGATTATCGGCCGTTATATTTATTTACTTTCCCAAGTAAAAACGCGCGCTAAAAAAGAATATATTGAATTGACGCTGGGTAAATAAATACCCAGCAATACGCGTATTATCCCTTCAAGTTCGCATCAGGTTGCCTCTACTTTGGCTGGTTGTCGGCTCTGATGCCACTTAGTAAATAACACCTTTATCAACCAAAAAAACATGAGCGAAAGCAGCAGCAAAATAGGTAGCCACAAAATAGGTTTGCCTTGCAGTGCAACAGGGATCACAGACTTTTGCGATAATACCGACATGGTAGCCATCACAACAGGTATACACATCCGCCAAAGATGCCTAGCAATACGATGCTTTCCCGTTACCCCACCTTTGACAATCATGATTAAGTCTAACGCCGCAGCAAATAGCGCTAAGGTGCCAAAAACAAAATACATAGCTGCAGGCACACCATTTTTGGTTACCCCGTCAGCCGATGAGATATGCCACCCCACACTGTAAAGGCCAATAGCA
This is a stretch of genomic DNA from Flocculibacter collagenilyticus. It encodes these proteins:
- a CDS encoding MltA domain-containing protein; amino-acid sequence: MRLTRLTALYALCSLLLSFFTCQLANASEANQANTLNAHATFMAEPITASHIGQMAPAKTSHLCNVAEQTQQYLASGKTFDAFANHKGEVFDSSVTFERVTQTLAYICEVYRDDVRNKRQSRLQDPDFLAANFEFMRWQPDLQKAQQYADNSKNDKKSRLLRNIPTQSILLTKYYTKLLNASEQPTAVFNQALYQLPDDEYGLTKEQALAKKHELTRFKFTRQQIIQGALRKQNLAKPLIWLSEDSLHDVLLQGTGVINTAAGMRYFNVHRNNGIAYDYTLGKREQPRYWYFAEVPSILGYGKSLQHKIKVQPHVTFAGNVKQLGLGKLMMVQYQQKDTEGKSQSVSRLGILADQGGAFDDNLFQLDMLVDSYYGWQDYYQANKHIADYAQAWLLLKK
- a CDS encoding DUF2306 domain-containing protein codes for the protein MLALHILGGVLVLLFATVALLAKKGGKFHRFGGNIFFVSMVLVSTSAIYLDIASGDTPAISVLALYLVVTSWVTIKRKEGTIGLFEKLAFVAITAVAIGLYSVGWHISSADGVTKNGVPAAMYFVFGTLALFAAALDLIMIVKGGVTGKHRIARHLWRMCIPVVMATMSVLSQKSVIPVALQGKPILWLPILLLLSLMFFWLIKVLFTKWHQSRQPAKVEAT